A window of the Ignavibacteriales bacterium genome harbors these coding sequences:
- a CDS encoding DNA translocase FtsK 4TM domain-containing protein, which translates to MAENQKKSEKKESPHHRRQIGALIGMLASLMLLLSIISYSAIDQASGEISLWDIWKVFSNDESILLKAERTQNWLGLCGAVVSNWFINSTIGFAVIIVPLLGFVWSFYLLNKNNLRRKIILTNYSIILAVLFASFTGLLKQFDGALPMEWSGVVGHFIAYVLVKSIGITGATICVIGGFVIVLTLLVDLDYKVTWTKLHDAVAVWMEWLREKQESWKVRRDAKQKDNEAKQAIAAVRIKKPAEELTEPVARIKTLPTPINPVIKPVDSKPAIEESVPIGDQLNERLKDSALSIDILEKVVEAEVDFDERTVALDETTVEEIDYVFPSVELLDVHRESENVNEDELKANAELLRAKLSDFSVEIDSVSVTPGPVVTLYELVPAAGVKISRIESLQDDIALALKAKGIRIIAPMPGKGTVGVEIPNHNPSLVTIRSIINSAKFRDSKATLPLAMGKSISGEVFVDDLAKMPHLLIAGSTGSGKSVGINTIITSLIYRLHPSDVKFVIIDPKKIELTLFKKLRNHYLAVSPDLDEEIITEANNAVLVLKSVELEMENRYDRLAAAGVRNVADYNERFAAGRLHDSETIKHRKIPYLIVVIDELADLMITAAKEVEEPIARLAQLARAVGIHLVVATQRPSVDVITGVIKANFPARIAYQVSSKIDSRTILDMNGADQLLGNGDMLYLPSGSPKPHRIQNAFISTDEVERVTNHIGKQKGYSAPFKLPSVLEKKRQAGTSAGVSEDELFEEAAHIVVRHQQGSVSLLQRRLKVGYSRAARMIDELEAAGIVGQFDGSKAREVLVETEAELEVILKSL; encoded by the coding sequence ATGGCAGAGAATCAAAAAAAATCTGAGAAGAAAGAATCACCTCACCATCGGCGGCAAATTGGTGCGCTTATTGGTATGCTCGCTTCGCTCATGCTTCTGCTGAGTATCATCTCGTATTCTGCGATCGATCAGGCGAGCGGGGAGATTTCGCTGTGGGATATATGGAAAGTTTTTTCAAACGATGAATCTATTCTGTTGAAAGCGGAACGCACACAGAATTGGCTTGGATTGTGTGGAGCGGTAGTTTCTAATTGGTTCATCAATTCAACGATTGGCTTTGCCGTCATCATCGTTCCGCTCCTTGGCTTCGTGTGGTCTTTCTATTTGTTGAATAAAAATAACCTCCGCCGCAAAATTATACTCACAAATTATTCAATCATTCTCGCCGTTCTCTTCGCCTCCTTTACCGGATTGTTGAAGCAGTTCGATGGTGCATTGCCGATGGAATGGAGCGGAGTTGTCGGTCACTTCATCGCGTACGTGCTTGTGAAATCGATAGGCATCACCGGAGCAACAATCTGTGTCATTGGCGGATTCGTCATCGTGTTGACGCTGTTAGTGGATTTGGATTATAAAGTCACATGGACAAAACTACACGATGCTGTAGCTGTCTGGATGGAGTGGCTGAGAGAAAAGCAGGAATCATGGAAAGTTCGGCGCGATGCCAAACAAAAAGATAATGAGGCAAAGCAGGCAATAGCGGCAGTTCGAATAAAAAAACCGGCAGAAGAATTAACGGAACCTGTTGCTCGGATAAAAACATTACCAACTCCGATCAATCCTGTCATCAAACCGGTGGATTCAAAACCCGCAATAGAGGAATCGGTACCGATCGGAGACCAGTTGAACGAGCGATTAAAAGATTCCGCGCTCTCTATCGATATCCTCGAGAAAGTTGTTGAAGCTGAGGTCGATTTTGATGAACGAACAGTGGCTTTGGATGAAACGACTGTAGAAGAAATCGATTACGTCTTTCCGTCAGTGGAGCTTCTTGACGTTCATCGGGAAAGTGAAAATGTGAATGAAGATGAATTGAAAGCCAACGCAGAATTACTTCGTGCGAAGCTCTCAGATTTTTCAGTTGAGATCGATAGTGTTTCAGTAACACCGGGTCCGGTTGTAACGCTCTATGAGCTTGTTCCAGCCGCTGGTGTGAAAATCAGCAGAATTGAAAGTCTGCAAGATGACATTGCACTTGCATTAAAAGCAAAAGGCATTAGGATCATTGCGCCCATGCCGGGCAAAGGCACCGTCGGTGTTGAGATTCCCAATCATAATCCGTCGCTTGTAACGATTCGCAGTATTATTAATTCTGCAAAGTTTCGGGATTCAAAAGCAACGCTTCCGCTGGCGATGGGAAAATCAATCTCAGGCGAAGTGTTCGTGGACGATCTTGCAAAGATGCCGCACCTGCTTATTGCGGGTTCGACAGGTTCCGGGAAGAGTGTCGGTATCAATACCATCATCACAAGTTTGATCTACCGGCTGCATCCGAGCGATGTGAAATTTGTCATCATCGACCCCAAAAAGATTGAACTCACACTTTTCAAAAAACTTCGGAATCATTATCTTGCCGTATCGCCGGATTTGGATGAAGAAATTATTACTGAGGCAAACAATGCTGTGCTCGTTCTGAAAAGTGTTGAATTGGAGATGGAGAACCGGTACGATCGGTTGGCGGCTGCCGGCGTACGGAATGTTGCCGATTACAATGAACGATTCGCCGCCGGACGTTTGCATGATTCAGAGACCATCAAGCATCGTAAAATTCCGTACCTCATTGTTGTGATTGATGAATTAGCTGATTTGATGATTACTGCTGCAAAAGAAGTTGAAGAACCAATTGCGCGTTTAGCCCAGTTAGCGCGCGCCGTGGGTATTCATCTTGTCGTTGCGACCCAGCGTCCATCGGTGGATGTTATCACCGGTGTCATAAAAGCAAATTTTCCCGCCCGGATTGCCTATCAAGTGTCATCGAAGATTGACTCCCGTACGATTCTTGATATGAATGGTGCAGATCAATTGCTCGGAAATGGCGATATGCTGTACTTGCCGTCCGGCTCGCCGAAGCCGCACCGAATTCAGAATGCGTTCATCTCGACGGATGAAGTGGAACGAGTGACGAATCATATCGGCAAGCAAAAAGGGTACAGCGCTCCATTCAAATTGCCGTCGGTCCTGGAAAAGAAACGGCAGGCCGGTACCAGTGCAGGTGTGAGTGAAGATGAGTTGTTTGAAGAAGCGGCACATATTGTGGTACGGCATCAGCAGGGTTCGGTGTCGCTGCTCCAACGGAGATTGAAAGTAGGGTACTCACGCGCAGCCCGGATGATTGATGAATTAGAGGCAGCCGGTATTGTCGGGCAGTTTGACGGAAGCAAAGCGCGTGAAGTGCTGGTGGAAACAGAAGCAGAATTGGAAGTGATATTAAAAAGCCTATGA
- a CDS encoding 2-phosphosulfolactate phosphatase: MKIDLSFSAGQFDDLQLRDKNVVVLDVLRASSTITVALNNGAREIIPVASIESAVKISGSLFGEVTLRGGERNGKIIEGFNLGNSPLEYSEAAVKGKSIIYCTTNGSVAMAKSRYARMLIVGSFLNLTTMVDFIREEKKDFLFICAGRLNSIGYFSLEDAVCAGMMIQKLMKDESLELHLSDSAKAAHALYKSFGRSILKMLKTSEHGKYLSEIGFADDLKICAAVDSVPVLPVQIENKIKLKKEEPPVVSA, encoded by the coding sequence ATGAAAATAGATCTCAGCTTTAGCGCAGGTCAGTTCGATGATTTGCAACTGCGTGATAAGAATGTAGTGGTGCTCGATGTCTTGCGCGCAAGTTCCACGATCACCGTTGCATTGAACAACGGCGCTCGTGAAATAATTCCGGTTGCAAGTATCGAGTCTGCGGTGAAGATCTCCGGAAGTCTGTTTGGGGAGGTCACTCTGCGCGGCGGTGAACGCAACGGAAAAATAATCGAAGGATTTAATCTCGGAAATTCACCGCTGGAATACAGTGAAGCCGCTGTGAAGGGAAAATCTATCATCTACTGCACAACGAACGGTTCGGTTGCAATGGCGAAGAGCCGATACGCGCGTATGCTGATAGTCGGCTCCTTTCTGAACCTGACAACTATGGTGGATTTTATCAGAGAAGAAAAGAAAGATTTTTTATTTATCTGTGCCGGGAGATTAAATTCCATTGGATATTTTAGTCTGGAAGATGCAGTGTGCGCAGGAATGATGATTCAAAAACTGATGAAAGATGAATCGTTGGAATTGCATCTCAGCGATTCGGCGAAAGCGGCACACGCTCTTTACAAATCGTTCGGGCGTTCAATTCTCAAGATGCTGAAGACTTCCGAACATGGAAAGTACCTGAGCGAGATCGGTTTCGCAGATGATTTGAAGATTTGCGCTGCTGTCGATTCAGTGCCGGTCCTTCCGGTGCAGATTGAAAATAAAATCAAACTCAAGAAGGAAGAACCGCCCGTCGTTTCTGCATAA
- the gcvT gene encoding glycine cleavage system aminomethyltransferase GcvT encodes MLKRTPFYNLHTKLSAKMVEFAGFEMPVQYSSIIEEHLAVRRSVGVFDVTHMGEFYVHGKGALAFLQKVTINDVARLRPGRVQYSAMCYEDGGIIDDLLIYRMENQYMLVVNASNLQKDFDWLQSQKFGDVELENVSDATSLLAVQGPKSLAALQKLTKEDLSKIEYYAFTHGVLAGVSMMISRTGYTGELGFELYFDADIETAKNVWKALFEAGKEFGIQPVGLGARDTLRLEMGFCLYGNDIDKTTNPLEAGLGWITKLSKKEFNGRTSMVKAREEGLKRKLIGFTLPDRTLARHGYEIIHNGSVVGHVTSGTFSPSLKKGIGMGYVSAELANAGNVVSVRVRDKEIPATIVVMPFLQNH; translated from the coding sequence ATGCTGAAACGAACTCCATTTTACAATCTGCATACGAAGCTTAGTGCGAAGATGGTTGAATTTGCCGGCTTCGAAATGCCTGTGCAATATTCAAGTATCATTGAAGAACATCTCGCCGTACGCCGATCAGTCGGCGTTTTCGATGTTACACACATGGGAGAATTCTACGTGCACGGCAAAGGTGCGCTTGCATTCCTTCAGAAAGTGACGATTAACGATGTTGCAAGATTGAGACCTGGAAGAGTGCAATATTCCGCTATGTGCTATGAGGATGGCGGAATTATCGACGACCTTCTTATTTATCGAATGGAAAATCAGTACATGCTCGTTGTCAATGCGTCTAATCTTCAAAAGGATTTTGATTGGCTTCAATCTCAAAAATTCGGTGATGTGGAGCTTGAAAATGTAAGCGATGCGACATCGCTGCTTGCGGTACAAGGTCCTAAATCATTAGCTGCACTTCAAAAATTGACGAAAGAAGATTTATCCAAAATCGAGTACTACGCTTTCACGCATGGTGTACTCGCCGGTGTCTCGATGATGATCTCCCGCACCGGATACACAGGTGAGCTCGGCTTTGAATTATATTTCGATGCCGATATTGAAACTGCGAAAAATGTTTGGAAGGCACTCTTCGAAGCCGGCAAAGAATTCGGCATACAGCCCGTCGGACTCGGCGCTCGTGATACACTGCGCCTTGAAATGGGATTCTGTCTTTACGGAAATGATATCGATAAGACGACGAATCCATTGGAAGCCGGACTGGGATGGATTACAAAACTCAGCAAAAAAGAATTCAACGGACGCACTTCAATGGTGAAAGCAAGAGAAGAAGGTTTGAAACGGAAACTTATTGGTTTCACACTTCCGGATCGAACATTGGCGCGTCACGGGTATGAAATTATTCATAATGGAAGTGTCGTTGGTCATGTGACAAGCGGCACCTTTTCACCATCGCTCAAAAAAGGTATCGGCATGGGGTATGTTTCTGCCGAACTGGCAAACGCCGGGAATGTCGTTTCAGTGCGAGTAAGAGATAAAGAAATACCTGCCACAATTGTAGTAATGCCGTTTCTACAAAATCATTAG
- a CDS encoding Rne/Rng family ribonuclease, protein MKKEIIINSTANEHRIAILEDGKTAELFVETPGKARNVGDIYLGKIAKVMPGIRAAFVDIGMSQDAFLHFSDVGSIEEFNTLFDEDEDEKEEEAAEATSQASNGAVPTHEGIVVPQNGELAESKDHRHDQQRRRHSQQNIPQVNLQKGQEILVQITKEPVGKKGVRVRSAISMPGRFLVLIPFDGKVGVSKKLSNFKEKRRLRKVVRTMLPKGFGAIIRTVADGKTDEMLQQDLDELIKTWQGIEKSVKTENAPALIYKDMNTTSSVIRDLFQDTVEHVVVDEKKLFKEIRAYVQWVSPDMLNRVEYYREKEPIFDKYGIEKEIQILLSKKVWLKSGGYLFLEKTEAMTVIDVNSGRYAAKKEQELNSLRTNLEASREICRQLRLRDIGGLVVVDFIDLEDEKNKKKIYDEMKKELRKDRAKVTVLPMTDFGLVQITRQRIRQSLQLSFSEGCPMCGGTGLVQSKTSTLNQIERWIKRFKTEKREYRLELRVNPVIAEYLSVGTISRLTKLQFKFFVKMKLIPDPALPADEFKFFSVKQKKEITDQYK, encoded by the coding sequence ATGAAAAAAGAAATTATCATCAATTCGACTGCGAACGAACATCGCATTGCCATTCTTGAGGATGGCAAGACCGCTGAACTGTTTGTAGAAACACCCGGTAAAGCACGTAACGTTGGCGACATTTATCTTGGTAAAATTGCCAAAGTGATGCCTGGTATCCGTGCTGCATTTGTCGATATCGGCATGAGCCAAGATGCATTTCTGCATTTTTCCGATGTCGGTTCCATTGAAGAGTTTAACACACTCTTCGATGAAGATGAAGACGAGAAGGAAGAAGAAGCTGCAGAGGCAACATCTCAAGCTTCCAATGGTGCAGTTCCAACACACGAAGGGATTGTTGTTCCTCAAAACGGTGAACTTGCCGAGAGCAAAGATCATCGCCACGATCAACAACGGCGTCGTCATTCTCAACAAAACATTCCGCAAGTCAATTTGCAAAAAGGGCAGGAAATTTTAGTTCAAATTACAAAAGAACCAGTAGGCAAAAAAGGCGTGCGTGTTCGTTCAGCAATTTCCATGCCCGGACGCTTTCTGGTTCTCATTCCTTTCGATGGAAAAGTCGGTGTTTCCAAGAAACTTTCGAACTTCAAAGAGAAACGGCGGCTCCGCAAAGTAGTCCGAACAATGCTGCCGAAAGGATTCGGCGCAATCATTCGAACGGTCGCCGATGGAAAAACAGACGAGATGCTTCAACAAGATCTTGATGAATTAATCAAAACGTGGCAGGGTATCGAAAAATCTGTGAAGACGGAAAATGCACCCGCGCTTATTTATAAAGACATGAACACGACGTCCAGTGTCATTCGCGATCTCTTTCAAGATACGGTAGAGCACGTTGTCGTGGATGAAAAGAAACTGTTCAAAGAAATTCGTGCTTATGTTCAATGGGTTTCACCCGATATGCTTAATCGCGTGGAGTACTATCGTGAGAAAGAGCCGATTTTTGATAAGTACGGCATTGAGAAAGAAATTCAAATTCTTCTCAGCAAGAAAGTGTGGCTGAAGAGCGGTGGTTACTTATTCCTCGAAAAAACGGAAGCCATGACCGTGATCGATGTGAACAGCGGACGTTATGCGGCGAAGAAAGAACAAGAACTGAATTCGCTCCGCACCAATCTTGAAGCGTCGCGCGAAATTTGCCGGCAGCTTCGGTTGCGCGATATAGGCGGTCTCGTTGTTGTGGATTTTATCGATCTGGAAGATGAAAAGAACAAGAAAAAAATCTACGATGAGATGAAAAAAGAATTGCGGAAGGATCGCGCTAAGGTGACGGTTTTGCCAATGACTGATTTTGGATTGGTACAGATTACACGCCAGCGTATTCGCCAAAGCTTGCAATTGAGTTTCAGCGAAGGATGCCCGATGTGCGGAGGCACTGGTTTGGTGCAGTCCAAAACATCTACCTTGAATCAAATTGAACGCTGGATTAAACGGTTCAAAACAGAAAAACGCGAGTACCGATTGGAACTGAGAGTGAATCCTGTCATCGCAGAATATCTTTCTGTAGGCACGATCAGCAGGCTGACGAAATTGCAGTTCAAATTCTTCGTGAAAATGAAACTCATTCCGGATCCAGCGTTGCCTGCAGATGAATTCAAATTCTTCTCAGTGAAGCAGAAGAAAGAAATCACAGATCAGTACAAGTAG
- the mazG gene encoding nucleoside triphosphate pyrophosphohydrolase has product MKKTKEPIEKFVKIVRRLRKDCPWDREQTHKSIRQSLIEETYEVIEAIDQNDADELKKELGDLLLHIVLHAVMAEEEKSFTLEDVIDSISEKMIRRHPHVFSNVIAADSHEVKRNWEHIKLAEGRKSVIDGVPKEMPALLRALRIQEKASKVGFDWKKKRDVWKKVDEEIKELANAERSKDQVHIEEEYGDLLFSLVNYSRFIGVNPEFALKGSIDKFSKRFTHIENELQRRGKRIGTVSMKEMDEIWDAKKKMKN; this is encoded by the coding sequence ATGAAAAAGACTAAAGAACCTATTGAGAAATTTGTCAAAATTGTCAGGCGACTCAGGAAAGATTGTCCGTGGGACCGTGAACAGACGCATAAATCTATCAGGCAGAGTTTGATCGAAGAAACGTATGAGGTCATCGAAGCGATTGATCAAAACGACGCAGACGAGCTAAAAAAAGAACTGGGTGACCTGCTTCTGCATATTGTTCTCCACGCTGTGATGGCGGAAGAAGAGAAATCGTTCACACTCGAAGATGTTATCGATTCCATTTCCGAGAAAATGATCCGGAGGCATCCTCACGTATTTAGCAATGTCATAGCAGCAGATTCGCACGAAGTAAAAAGAAATTGGGAGCACATCAAATTGGCCGAAGGAAGGAAATCGGTGATTGATGGTGTGCCGAAGGAAATGCCGGCATTGCTTCGCGCACTGCGCATTCAGGAAAAGGCATCCAAGGTAGGATTTGATTGGAAAAAGAAGCGCGATGTCTGGAAAAAGGTTGATGAGGAAATCAAAGAACTAGCCAATGCAGAACGGTCCAAAGACCAGGTGCATATCGAAGAAGAATACGGTGATTTACTTTTTTCATTAGTCAACTATTCCAGATTTATCGGAGTCAATCCGGAGTTTGCGTTGAAAGGATCGATTGATAAGTTCAGTAAACGATTCACCCACATCGAAAACGAGCTTCAACGGCGCGGAAAACGTATCGGGACTGTTTCGATGAAGGAGATGGACGAAATCTGGGATGCAAAGAAGAAAATGAAAAATTGA
- a CDS encoding PhoH family protein, with the protein MTEKKIPLAGVDVVQLLGFNDANLQMLEERFDANLTVRGDQLTIQGSQFEIGKIEKVVSELIYMLNKNGTLNPNDIDTVIDLVSVNGFTPDLPSETKPEESDTAILYTKTGIIKPRTQGQKQYIQQIRKNDIVFAIGPAGTGKTYLAVAMAVAALKNRDVTRIILARPAVEAGESLGFLPGDFREKIDPYLRPLYDALDDMLSAEKLRGYIEKRIVEIVPLAYMRGRTLHNAFVILDEAQNATAMQMKMFLTRLGTNSRAIITGDVTQIDLPSKTTSGLVQIQEILKKIQGVTFCYFDKNDVVRHRLVKDIIDAYERYHTNGTGNGKGIEGN; encoded by the coding sequence TTGACTGAAAAAAAGATACCGCTTGCAGGTGTAGATGTAGTGCAATTGTTAGGTTTCAACGATGCAAATCTTCAAATGCTTGAAGAACGGTTCGATGCGAACTTGACAGTGCGCGGCGATCAGTTAACGATTCAAGGATCGCAATTTGAAATTGGAAAGATTGAAAAAGTTGTCAGTGAACTCATTTACATGCTGAACAAGAACGGCACCCTCAATCCCAACGACATTGATACTGTCATCGATCTTGTTTCAGTCAACGGCTTCACACCCGATCTTCCCTCGGAAACAAAACCAGAGGAAAGTGATACTGCAATACTGTACACGAAGACCGGTATCATCAAACCAAGAACACAGGGCCAGAAACAATACATTCAACAGATCAGGAAGAACGACATCGTTTTTGCAATTGGGCCTGCAGGTACAGGTAAAACTTATTTAGCAGTTGCAATGGCAGTAGCCGCATTAAAGAACCGGGATGTGACGCGTATTATTCTTGCACGGCCGGCAGTGGAAGCGGGAGAGAGCTTAGGATTTTTACCAGGCGATTTCCGCGAAAAGATTGATCCCTACCTGCGCCCGCTCTACGATGCACTGGATGACATGCTTTCGGCAGAAAAGCTGCGCGGGTACATCGAAAAACGAATTGTGGAAATTGTGCCGCTGGCATATATGCGCGGAAGAACGCTTCACAACGCGTTTGTGATTTTAGATGAAGCGCAGAATGCTACGGCAATGCAAATGAAAATGTTTCTCACACGCCTCGGTACAAATTCCCGTGCTATTATTACTGGTGATGTTACACAAATCGATTTGCCGTCAAAGACTACATCGGGACTTGTTCAAATACAGGAGATTCTGAAAAAAATTCAGGGTGTGACGTTCTGCTATTTTGACAAAAACGATGTCGTGCGGCATCGTCTTGTGAAGGATATCATCGATGCGTACGAACGTTACCACACCAATGGAACGGGAAATGGAAAGGGTATCGAAGGAAACTAG
- a CDS encoding LysM peptidoglycan-binding domain-containing protein: MTKEEWQKQVTEMTTKRNDLKNQYAGLQKEVADLQKQDADKSQALKQCQDALVALQGEQEVHMVANFDSIATRLNELSRLSNQDLWARKGELDTLQNWINDAAKNPNSAIQKYQDGLKDQQNRLDDLKKAQTDIIAKGEVTPTYTVGTWARDRDCLWNIAKKPKIYDNPFLWPKIWQGNRDQIKNPDVIHKGQKLKIPLKADLTKEEKSAVRKYWSKKNAQAAPANP; encoded by the coding sequence ATGACAAAAGAAGAATGGCAGAAACAAGTAACAGAAATGACTACCAAACGAAATGATTTGAAAAATCAGTACGCTGGTTTGCAAAAAGAAGTAGCCGATCTGCAAAAGCAGGATGCTGACAAGTCGCAGGCATTAAAACAATGTCAGGATGCCCTTGTAGCGTTGCAAGGCGAGCAGGAAGTTCATATGGTTGCGAATTTCGATTCAATTGCCACACGTCTGAATGAACTATCACGTTTGTCAAATCAGGATTTATGGGCACGCAAAGGAGAGTTAGACACTCTTCAAAATTGGATTAATGATGCCGCGAAAAATCCAAACAGCGCAATTCAAAAGTATCAAGATGGCTTAAAGGATCAACAAAACCGTCTGGATGATTTAAAGAAAGCCCAGACTGATATTATTGCGAAGGGCGAAGTTACACCGACCTACACCGTGGGCACATGGGCAAGGGATCGCGATTGCCTGTGGAATATTGCGAAGAAACCAAAGATTTATGATAACCCGTTCTTGTGGCCAAAAATTTGGCAGGGTAATCGTGATCAGATTAAAAATCCTGATGTGATTCACAAAGGTCAGAAGCTGAAAATTCCACTGAAGGCTGATTTAACGAAGGAAGAAAAATCAGCTGTGCGTAAATACTGGTCAAAGAAAAACGCACAAGCAGCCCCAGCAAATCCATAA
- a CDS encoding DinB family protein, with translation MPKFISPLMFAALTTLLFTFASAQEKKPVEPPQSAMNSYQELLYWWTDIGGRLTAMAEDFPEDKYNFKAQKDERTFGDNLLHVAAVYYVMMSAIKGTPMGHTENEDSLRKIFPTKADIVKFLKQSIADGADLIKAQGDSGLTREFKYPWANQMVHGSFGWWSILWHTGDHYGQLVVYYRLNGMIPPASRPKK, from the coding sequence ATGCCTAAATTTATTTCACCTCTCATGTTTGCCGCACTTACGACGCTGCTCTTCACATTCGCTTCGGCTCAAGAGAAAAAACCAGTCGAGCCTCCCCAGTCGGCGATGAATTCTTATCAGGAGTTGTTGTATTGGTGGACCGATATCGGAGGAAGGTTAACCGCGATGGCGGAGGATTTTCCCGAAGATAAATACAACTTCAAGGCCCAGAAGGATGAGCGGACGTTTGGAGATAATCTCCTGCACGTTGCAGCAGTGTACTATGTAATGATGAGTGCCATCAAAGGAACACCGATGGGGCACACGGAGAATGAAGATTCCTTGCGTAAGATATTCCCTACGAAAGCAGACATTGTGAAATTCTTAAAACAGTCAATCGCTGACGGTGCAGACCTGATCAAAGCGCAGGGAGACAGCGGATTGACGCGCGAGTTTAAATATCCATGGGCCAATCAGATGGTTCACGGCTCGTTTGGCTGGTGGAGCATTCTTTGGCATACGGGCGATCATTACGGACAATTGGTAGTGTATTACCGCCTCAACGGAATGATACCGCCCGCATCCCGGCCAAAAAAGTAG